The genome window TTGCTTACCTTAGTCCCAAAATTGTTTTTTGTTCGCATTAATCTTGGAATTTAGTAGTTTTTCTCGATTTAGTTCTTGATTTGGATTCCGTTAGGTATGATAATGTGGCACTCCAAGATTGTGTCAAGTCAtctcttgagttttttttttataattttcaatagtttttggtattttctagattttagatatatacatttttaatttttaggtgaTGACGTGGTACAATCTCATAGTATTACATCATCATACCATGATAGAATCCAAGTTCAGTgaccaaattgaaagaaaatttccaaattcCGAGACTAATTTGGACCCAAAAAACAGTTTAAAGACCAAGTCAAAGAACTAAATGTTACTTTATCCCTAAAAAgcctaattataaaaaattaaagaatacgAGGATTGATTCCATGATTAAAcctcaattttaaatataacagTACCAAAGTAGTGTTGCTCAGCACTATATAGGAGACTTCACTTTTTTTCATTAAgtccaaagaaagaaaaagaaacatcgagaggaagagagagagagagaaatggAGAAGAAGGTGAAAGCTTTAAGTCATCTATACGTGACGGTGTTCTTGTCGGGTTTTGCGAGCTTTATAGTGGTTCCGGCCATAACCGACGTCACCATGTCCGCACTTTGCCCCGGCACCGATGAATGCTCCCTCGCCATTTACCTCTCTGGTTTCCAGCAAGCTGTACGTTTTCTTCTTTGTCTTCGTATttttttaacctaattttttaatttccccTTCAATTTCACACCTCAAATTTCTGCGAAATtgcagttttttttaaatatatgttttctgTGTTCATAAGTTTAATTTCTTCCTCTCGATAAAATTACAACGAAGATCCCTTTATTAGgagtgaaattgtattttgccTTCTCAACTTAAAAATGggtaacttattctttttaaataggtaaattaattctttctattaaaatttagtcttacactaatttttaacagcaaaaataaatgtaattgtTAACCAGGGCCAACTTACTTTCTAAtctaaatgcataaattaatttatccattttatcTCTTCCTCTATTTTcttaaaagcataaaaacttCATTAAGGTTTAATCGTAAATTTTATCtctcaactttttgaaaattaagaaattaatccttttatatCTAATTTGGCATTATCgttaaattaatgattattctttttccaattttgtgaagattaaattttaataggaaaaattgatgaaatttttacaaaaatagattaatttaatttttaatctaaagtatgtaaattattttatctattctTTTAGTAGAATaagtaaaatacaatttgaGTTTTAGTATAAGGGTTTCCATGGCATTTTTACCTCTTTCTCTCATttattaaaagcataaaaagaGATTAAGGTTTAATCGTGAATTTCATCTCTCAACTTTTGGAAAAGTAAGAAACTAATccttctattttaatttatctaattttggTATTATCGTTAAATTGCAGATAAATAAAtcagtaatttaataatttatacgAAGCAAATTGGTTAAAAAATAACAGTTCTGCACTAGTTTCTTAGTGTTTTAAAAGTATaagaaccaaattttaataaattaaaataaaatggttaatttttaaatttcttgtaaaattaagggatgaaattcaaaattagccAATTTTAATACATAATCTACGGTTATGCTCGAACATGTCAGGTCGTTGTACACGCCAAGTTCCCACCATAAATCTACGTGTCGCATTCCACTAGTACTAGTTTAAATTTAGCGCCCGGTTTCCCGGATATTTCCATAATCCAGGacaatgatttttcaaatttttttctttttcttttatagatatattttatttaacttcatttatttttttaattattatgtgatacattgaaaatgaaattttattaactttataaattgaattaaaatcttttaggtgtttcatttatttattatcttttaaaatataaattaaggatatacgagaaattgataatttttaaatttggtttgtgaaatttaaaacaatattagttttatagataaaatgaCACAATTtagtgaattaaataaaaatatttttaaaattttatttataattattatttttaaaatattgctTTTCTTTTACTCAAATGGGCTTATGAattctaatatttaaaaattttcacttatgtaatattaaaattttatggattataaattataattcatattttaaaagaacgaaaataaataaattttatgtaatatttcctttcaaagtttttttaaaattttattttataaaaactcaGTTTCGTAAAGTAAATTCCAatctctttaatttaatttgtgtgtTTAGCTAAATTCCAACctctttaaatttgttttatcaaATATTAGTTTTCATGGAATTAATGCTGAAGTTGTCCCTCGTAAACAAACAGATTCCTAATTTTGCAAGGTTCCATTTGGGAAAATTGAAATGTGAGTGCGACTTTTACATATGCAAACAGAGGCATGCATGCATCATTATCACCATCCAACAAAAACCTCTTTTGCTCACTCCACTACTTCCTCCCTCACTATCATCCACACATGTAGTtaagtatatacatgtatttttcgtacttttattttcataaatttattacttttatagaTTTCAAAGTTCAAGTTCAATTGAtaacactattaaatttttttattaaattcgtTGGTATGAcgtcttgaaaaaaaaaaactcacgtAGTAGCCTTGTAACAAAAGAAATGACATTGGAAAGAATCTGACTTCAATAGAAGAAGTTTAACGCAAGTAGGGGTGAAGCTAGGAAATTGTTTTAGGGGgtaaaattgaatttcttttagaGGGGATAAAGTGAAATTTACCATTATACTAAGGactagataaataattttttatttttgagggACAAGGCCAAAGCTAGAAAATTTCTTAAGATGgaaaaaatgaattataaatttaggaGGGATTAAACTGCAATTCTATCATTATTCtaacttgtatttttaaattcaaaaagaaaaaaaaataaagacatgaattttttaaaataaaaataaaagaactaaatttcaaacatacaaAAAGTACATGGACTTAGAACATATATTTAATGTTTGTTGCGTGACACTTGAGAAACATGGGAGCCATCCCAAAAGCTTAATCATTAGATACAAACAACTTGTGACAACTTTGCTAATAGGGACCATTTTCATGTCTTGTCATTTATTGTTCAgttcaatttaacatatttggAGTTTCTTTCAAACTGAACCAATTAGTCTTTGATTTTGATAAGATTACCCTGCTCCACATTTGTGTGTTTGTCGGTAGATACAGTTTATTACAACATTCAAGTATAAATGTATGTGTCAAATTGTGACTTTGGTCCTTTTACTCTGTTCAAACTTGGAATTTAGTGATTGCTTTTCTAAGTTTCTACATAATTTAGTCtctttgtttttaagttaaaatatgatccgagtcttcatattatttatatatttggaatttgGTGAAGCTACTTGAGAGATCCCTGCATTATAGAGATTTGATCCAATTAGTCCTCTATaattaaatagatcaatttaatccttttactattaaaaagaatcaaataagttcaaattgaaattgagttaACATATACTGGAAATGAAATCATCTGCTTGTAACTGAACtacaatttaaaagaataattatcaagacatttttttatatattaaatgttaacttgttagaatttgaatttatttgatttttttaattgtataagggctaaattgatccatttaatgaTAGAGGGCTTGATTTTATCCAGTTCCTATGACACAGGGACCTACCAAAAACTTTAACCTTTGAATTTAGTCTATCTacttttcaagtttaaaatttagtctttgtttttaagtttttgacataatttctcttttatttttattttatcattagtTTATACAATGTGTCAATAtgtgattttttcttaaaacgcATAATgttgacaataaattttaaaattggaaatggtaattttaagaaaaaaatttaatggtgtTAATAATGACATTGGAAAAACAAAGTGCTCAAATTATGtcaattaaagtatataaagatcaaatcttaattttgaataaagtaGAGGatcaaaacaacaataaaaccAAATAGGTGTGGAAAAGatatgttttagaaaaataaataatttactttaaaaatagaTATCATACACGTATATCTCTAGAAAAAAACAAGAGTGGTTTAATCAAAAGAATCTATTACCTTGTTTGGTCTATtagaaaaacaacaaatattaatagaatttttaatattttcatccaATCTCATCGATAAAGATTGTATGAAACAGAGATATtatctattttcaataattttatgtcacatcattaatttcattttgaattttaaaattttcattttcatttgatttttttcaaaataaaaatactgaaattcaagataaaaaattaatgtgacataaaactattaaaaatagatacaaatgacataCGTGACGCCCTTATTTCCCTTATTTCTTAAAGAAATCAACAATTTTGTTGCCCACTATctttatagaaaatatttttttctaaaatttcatttatttatttttcaaaatataataattgataaatgtAGTATATCACACGTCACATAGAGAGCATGAAATAATTAAGCTCACAACACAACGTCCTTGTGAGCACATCCATGTTAATATTTGCTCTATAATGgcatcattaaaaataataataaattaaaaatcactattctattttaataaaatataagaagaaTTGTGGTTTTAAGTTGGGTGAATaacttgatatttaattttgagtttaattgaaatagAATTGAAAAAAACTTGTCTCGACCCATTTCacttaattgttatttttatatgagaCTCTAATGTGATGGGACACATGCAGGTGATAGGAGTTGGGACCGCTCTAATGATGCCACTTATTGGAAATTTGTCGGATCAATACGGAAGAAAATCACTCCTTACGTTGCCTATGACTTTGTCCATAATCCCTTTCGGTATGTATGCCACACATGAACACACATTTCATTGCTTTCATTGTCTCAATAGTAACCAATTGCTATTTCATCACcactttgtatatatatatatatcatatttatgtattgaatatgaatatttaaagtaaaaatgaaCACTCTTGATAACCTAATGTTTCGTAAAGCATGCTTAGGTAGGTTGTGCATGTTCGTGCCATTTCTTTTGCTATAACCTTATGCTGCATACATTTTTAAGATATTACACTAGCACAAGTGGTTTAACGGGTGACATTAGAATTGTCATGTATAGTCTTATTTAATGATTCCACTCCTCATGATATAAGGTTAAATTCAACTCACATATTAAATTGAATCTACGATCGAGTTTATCTATAAAAGCCTACTACAGAGAAGAATCACATGCAAAAACCTCTGGAAAACCACCCCTCACCAAGATTAACGACTTTCCACACCTCTGTGGCAAGAACTGCATTTGTCACAGTGACTCCATACTGTGTAAACAACCATTACAAGCCACCCACATCCTAGAAAATCTAAGCAAATCAAAGAATTttttactttcctttttttttttaagacaAAAGATTTATATGTTATGTAAATCGCAttcaaattaagtcctttttttaacttttgaataaataaaaattttacatttttagtcctttaaaaaattaataacgtAATTTAGgtattttaatacaaaattttataattttatcccaccctttttaaataaaacttctGATATCCCCCTTACCTTGCTCTATATATAAGCTTTCCGCACTTCTCTCCCATGAACTACACCCATCACAACAACTTTTCACACCCTTTACGATGTAAACTGTCACTACAAGACACCCACATCCTTAAAAATCTAGCAAATCAAAGAgttctattatttttaagacAAAAAGATTGATGCGTTATGTAATATGTCTTATTTTTTCATGCAGCTGTATTGGCATGCAGTACAGCAACCAATTATTTTTATGCCTATTACACACTCAGGACACTCACTGCCATGATCTCCGAAGGCAGCATTAACTGCCTTGCGCTTGCTTATCTGGTAATTAACCTCTAAATCATCATTAACTGCTTTGTAATTTTGGTACCAATGCACATGTTCACAAGCTGTTTAATGATGAAAAgccaaatatataatatctttAACACGATTACGATGTATTGCAGGCAGACAACATATCCGATACCCAACGAGCATCTGCATTCGGTATTCTTGCAGGTATAAGCTCAGGTGCCTTTGTATTTGCAACACTCGCAGCTCGTTTCCTGTCCGCCGGTTCTACATTTCAGGTTGTTTTTTCCCTTTCTCTACAACCTCTAAACTTCACCTTTCCTCATTGTTGAACCTGAAAATTTCTTTTCAGGTTGCTACATTTGTATCAATGCTTGCAGTAGTTTACATGAGAATATTCCTCGAGGAAAGTATACCAGATCGAAACGACAGTATGACACAACCGATCTTGAAAGAAACCGAAGGTGTGATTCAAAAAGATGGCAATGTTGATACAAGAAAGATGCCTGTATTCAAGACCATTCCGTCCTTGAAAGACATTATTCGCTTGATAAAGAGCAGGTATCTGTTTACTCCTGAGatattctttaaattatatcaatgtCAGCAGAAAATGACCGATCAATGTTTGTAATTTCAGTCCATCATTTTCTCAAGCAGCAATTGTTGCTTTCTTCCAGAGTCTTGCAGAGGGTGGAATGATATGTTCGATAATGGTATATGCCCTTCGTTTTCGGTAATTTGTACCTAAGCTAACATTTCTTGTAAATAAAGACTCATATAGTTCGAAAATTCATGATCCTGCAGTACTATTTAAAGGCTCGTTTCCACTTTAACAAGAATCAGTTTGCTGATTTGATGTTAATTGCCGGAATTATATCGACCGTTTCACAGGTACGAACGTTGTCAATACATTTCGCATAACTATTTTCGATTcttatatgttttgaattgtatTTTTGCAGTTGTTTATCATGCCCTTATTGGTTTCTCCTATAGGAGATGGAAGGTTGCTTTCAATAGGACTCTTAGTTAGCTGTCTAAATGTaagagttgttttttttttcaatattttataacattatagTCATTTCTTGGAAGACAAGCAACTAATGAAATTTTAcctggtttttttttcttgcagtCCATTTTTAACAGCTTGGCCTGGTCAGCTTGGGTAATTTCAAAACCCGGAGTTTAACTTAATCGGATCATACAGTGGTTCCCATTCATCCGTATTTATACCTCATTTACTTCGAATGATTCGATTTTTGCTGCAGGTTCCTTATGCAACTACTGCATTATCTATTGTAATGGTCTTTACAACA of Gossypium raimondii isolate GPD5lz chromosome 3, ASM2569854v1, whole genome shotgun sequence contains these proteins:
- the LOC105795420 gene encoding uncharacterized protein LOC105795420; translation: MEKKVKALSHLYVTVFLSGFASFIVVPAITDVTMSALCPGTDECSLAIYLSGFQQAVIGVGTALMMPLIGNLSDQYGRKSLLTLPMTLSIIPFAVLACSTATNYFYAYYTLRTLTAMISEGSINCLALAYLADNISDTQRASAFGILAGISSGAFVFATLAARFLSAGSTFQVATFVSMLAVVYMRIFLEESIPDRNDSMTQPILKETEGVIQKDGNVDTRKMPVFKTIPSLKDIIRLIKSSPSFSQAAIVAFFQSLAEGGMICSIMYYLKARFHFNKNQFADLMLIAGIISTVSQLFIMPLLVSPIGDGRLLSIGLLVSCLNSIFNSLAWSAWVPYATTALSIVMVFTTPSLRSIISKQVGTTEQGKAQGCISGVTSLANIIAPLIFSPLTALFLSEEAPFHFPGFSILCIAITLMIAFIQSLTIGKTPSNSRDENCSNSMEV